GTCGGGCCGGGTCGTCGCCGTGGACAACGGCGTCGCCAAGGAGTGGGTGAACGGCACGGCCGTGCGCGAACTGCCGGTTCCCGCCGACGCGATCCCCGGCACCAAGGTCGTCTCGCTGAGCGGCATCAACAAGCGCGGTGACATCGTCGGCACCGCCAGCGGCTCCTACTTCGACGCCGAGAACGACATCGAGGTCACCAAGACCTTCCCCGTCGTGTGGCCCGCCGGGGGCGGCTACCCGCCGTACAGCCTCCAGGTGTGGAACGGCTACCACTCCTCGTTCTCCACGATCGGCCGGGACATCGACGACCGCGGGCGCGTGGTCGGCCTGGAGGACTACTACTACCGCAACGACCCGCGGCTGACCCCGGCCGTCTGGAAGAAGCCGTACGACGCGCTGCCCACCGACCCGGGGCGGCTGGCCGGCTTCGGCCACCTGGAGTTCAACGGCAGCAGCCCGACCACGAACGCGGCCGTCGGCACCGCCACCACCTTCGAGGAGAGCTGGCCCAGCAGCTTCCAGGCCGTCTACTGGCCCGGCCAGGGGACCCCGAAGGCACTCCCCTTCCCGGCGGGCGCCCCGGGCGCCAAGCCGCTCAGCCGCGCCTTCGCCGCCACCGACGACGACCGGGTCGGCGGCAGCCTCAGCGACCGGGAATCCGGCACGGGCAGCGCCGTCGTCTGGACCTGCGCGAGCAAGCAGGCCTACGTACCGCAGAGTTGACCCCGTCCCGGGCATGGTGATCTCGGCGCCCGCGCGCTATCGATGCCCCATGACGGACGAGATCCCGCGCGGGCTGCCCGCGCCCCCGCCGCTCGGCACGGCCGCGCTGCCCCCCGGTACGTACGGCGGGCAGGTGGTCCTCGTAACGGGCGGCGGGACCGGGCTGGGCAAGGCCATCGCCGCCGAGTTCGCGCGGCTCGGCGCGGACCTGGTGATCGCGGGCCGGCGCGCCGAGCAGCTGGAGGCGGCGCAGGAGGAGCTGGCGGCCGTCCCCGGCGCGGGCCGGGTGACGTCCGCCGTCTGCGACATCCGGGATCCGGAGCGGATCGCGGAGGTCTTCGACGCGGCGCAGGCGGCGCTCGGCCTGCCGGACGTCCTCATCAACAACGCGGCCGCCAACTTCCCCTGCCCGGCGGAGGACCTGACGCCGGGCGCCTGGCGGGCGGTGGTCGACACCACCCTGACCGGCACCTGGTTCACGACCCGTGAGTTCGGCCGCCGCCACCTGGCCGCCGCGACACCCGGCTCCCTCGTCAACATCGGCGCCTCGTACGCCTGGACGGGCGGACCGGGCTTCGCCCACAGCGCGGCCGCCAAGGCGGGGGTGAAGAACCTGGTGGAGACGCTCGCCGTCGAGTGGGGCCCGTACGGCATCCAGGTCAACGGCCTCGTCCCCGGCCTGTTCCCGCACGCCGACATGACCGAGGACATCCGCGGCGGGCTGGAGCGGGCCGCACCCGACGCGAAGGACTCCCGCCAACCCGCCCTGCGGGTCGGCGCCCCGCGCGAACTCGGCTGGGCCGCCACCTTCCTGGCCTCCCCCTTCGCCCGGTTCATCACCGGCCACACGCTGGTGGTCGACGGCGCGAACTGGCAGCGCCGCGCCCTGGTCAACCCCGAGGTGATCCCGATCCGTACCCAGCTGGGCCGCGGCCCGTTCACCCCCTGAGCGCCGGTTGTCGGTGGCCGGTGCGAGGATCCGGTCATGTCTCTCGCCGATCTGACCCTTGACCACTGGCGTTCGCTCGACCCGGCCGCCGCCGGGCGCATCGCCCACGAGGCCGCCGCACAGGCGGGCGGCCGGGTGGTGCTGCTCGACACCGTCGAGCACCTGGGCGGGCCGCTGCACCGCGTACGCATCGAGCGCCGGGGGCAGGAGTTCGCCCTCATACCCGGCGGGCCGGTGCGGCTGGGGTTCGATCCGGACGCCTGGGTGCCGACGCCCGCGCAGAGCGCCGACTACGCGCAGAGCGCGGACGAGGGGTACGGGTACGAGCTCGACCTGAAGTCCTATCTCGCCGAGGTGCTCAGCCCGGTCCGTACCGCGACACCGGCCACCGTGCTCATGGCCGTGGAGGACGAGACGCTGACCGCGCGCCCGGACGCGATGGCGCAGGCTCTCGCGGCGCGCGGGCTGCGGATGCCGAGCGCCGACGAGTGGGAGCACGCCTGCGGGGCCGGTGCGGGCACCCTGTTCCGGTGGGGGAACGAGTGCCCCTTGGACGAGCCCCCGTACGGGGGCGACAGCGCCCTGCGGCACGGACCGAACGCCTTCGGGCTGCACATCGCGTACGACAGCTACGGAACGGAGCTGAGCAGCGACCGGACCGCGGTGCACGGCGGTGACGGCGGCGAGGCCGTGTGCGGCGGATACGGCGACCTGCTCGCGTGGCTGCCGCTGGCCACCGCCAACCGCAACCCGTCCATGGCCGAGTTCG
The Streptomyces sp. NBC_01296 DNA segment above includes these coding regions:
- a CDS encoding SDR family oxidoreductase, with translation MTDEIPRGLPAPPPLGTAALPPGTYGGQVVLVTGGGTGLGKAIAAEFARLGADLVIAGRRAEQLEAAQEELAAVPGAGRVTSAVCDIRDPERIAEVFDAAQAALGLPDVLINNAAANFPCPAEDLTPGAWRAVVDTTLTGTWFTTREFGRRHLAAATPGSLVNIGASYAWTGGPGFAHSAAAKAGVKNLVETLAVEWGPYGIQVNGLVPGLFPHADMTEDIRGGLERAAPDAKDSRQPALRVGAPRELGWAATFLASPFARFITGHTLVVDGANWQRRALVNPEVIPIRTQLGRGPFTP